tagaaactaaaaaaagataacaaacaACTGGCACATTCTTCCACTACTTGGGAATTACAACATATTATGTTAGCACATTACAGCATATTGTGTTATAGCATATTACAATTTCATAGTTGCTAATCAGCAGCTTCACTAGAAAAATATCCTAACAACATCAGTTTAATATGGTTATATATAAGCCTGGcttatttttcttccaataCAATACCGATGAACTTAGTAGGATAATTTTATGTTTCACTCAGTTAAAATTACAAACTATTAGGCCACTTTGAATTGATTAGACAGCCAATACTATTGTACCTGTTAATTGTAGGTCTATTTGGAGGTTTTAATCCAAAGATAGAAAAATCTACAGACATTGGAGCTGATTCATTCTTGCCAGTATTATCATCAGTTGTCTGTCTGAAATCACCAAAACTGGCATCAACCTTATCTGCTTGCAGAGAATTTCCTTCAAACCCATCACGTCCTGGCATCACTCTCCTAGACTTCCTAGGAGGTGATAATATAGTAGGACCCTCCTGTGAATTGAAATCAGAAACCCTAGATTCCCTCTTGGGAGCAGGTCTAGGGAGCTTGTCTGGATCTGAAGGCAGAGGAGCAGAAGAAAAGTACCTAAAGTGGAAGAGGAGAGATTAATCatggagaaatttttttattgatgtgttAATGGGATGCTGGAGGCAGGTACCTATGCTCTAGTGCCTGGTGCACTGAAATTCTAGTTTTTGGATCATATGTAAACATCTTTGACAACAGATCTAGAGCATCATCAGTTGCCATCGGAAATAAGGAACGCAGAGGGGGGGCAAGAACATATTGGTATTCCACATAATCAGGCAGGTATACCATATCAGGCCACTGAGGAGCTGTTGGAATGCCAAATGCAGAAAAAATCTTTCCTAATTGATCAATGTCACTTGTACCCTACCAAGTGATAATAACAAACTGATGAAAAAACCATAAGAAACAAGCTTAATAatgtaagtataaaataaaaatgaagaaaggcaGCCAATGCAATGAATTACTTTTAAATCTTGGAAAGTATATTAAAACCAGCTATTCACAAAATATAGAGTGGGAATAAATGGAAGCCCATTAACAGTCATCCATGCATACAAGTACCATAGCCTACAGCTTCAGAGCTAATTCAAGCTCAGTTAAAACAACTTAGAATGGTTTAGGATTTTCAGActgcaaaaaattaatttcaactaGTTGATAAAGTTAAATGGATAACATGTCCCAATAAATGGACCACACTTGATGTCAGAGCCCATCTACTTCAGAATATCAATCATGTAAATCTTTTTTACCTGCAAAAAAGGTCGACGAAGAAGAAGTTCAGCAAATATACAACCTGCAGCCCAAACATCAACTCCAGGACCATATTGCTTGGCACCAAATAATAACTCAGGAGCTCTATACCACCGAGCGAAAA
This genomic interval from Glycine max cultivar Williams 82 chromosome 5, Glycine_max_v4.0, whole genome shotgun sequence contains the following:
- the LOC100786357 gene encoding cyclin-dependent kinase D-2 isoform X1: MTDMDHSKKVADRYLKREVLGEGTYGVVYKAIDTHTGQTVAIKKIRLGKRKEGVNFTALREIKLLKELKDPNIVELIDAFPHKGNLHLVFEFMETDLEAVIRDRNIFLSPGDTKSYLQMTLKGLAYCHKKWVLHRDMKPNNLLIGSNGQLKLADFGLARMFGSPDRRFTHQVFARWYRAPELLFGAKQYGPGVDVWAAGCIFAELLLRRPFLQGTSDIDQLGKIFSAFGIPTAPQWPDMVYLPDYVEYQYVLAPPLRSLFPMATDDALDLLSKMFTYDPKTRISVHQALEHRYFSSAPLPSDPDKLPRPAPKRESRVSDFNSQEGPTILSPPRKSRRVMPGRDGFEGNSLQADKVDASFGDFRQTTDDNTGKNESAPMSVDFSIFGLKPPNRPTINRYNSIGCLINSKWPNSL
- the LOC100786357 gene encoding cyclin-dependent kinase D-3 isoform X2; its protein translation is MTDMDHSKKVADRYLKREVLGEGTYGVVYKAIDTHTGQTVAIKKIRLGKRKEGVNFTALREIKLLKELKDPNIVELIDAFPHKGNLHLVFEFMETDLEAVIRDRNIFLSPGDTKSYLQMTLKGLAYCHKKWVLHRDMKPNNLLIGSNGQLKLADFGLARMFGSPDRRFTHQVFARWYRAPELLFGAKQYGPGVDVWAAGCIFAELLLRRPFLQGTSDIDQLGKIFSAFGIPTAPQWPDMVYLPDYVEYQYVLAPPLRSLFPMATDDALDLLSKMFTYDPKTRISVHQALEHRYFSSAPLPSDPDKLPRPAPKRESRVSDFNSQEGPTILSPPRKSRRVMPGRDGFEGNSLQADKVDASFGDFRQTTDDNTGKNESAPMSVDFSIFGLKPPNRPTINSADRSYLKRKLDLEFQ